From the Mustelus asterias unplaced genomic scaffold, sMusAst1.hap1.1 HAP1_SCAFFOLD_196, whole genome shotgun sequence genome, one window contains:
- the LOC144485511 gene encoding uncharacterized protein LOC144485511: MEKPWKCGDCGKGFISPSQLEIHQRSHTGERPFTCSVCGKGFTQLSSLQKHNLTHTNERPFKCCDCGSGFKSSQDLVSHQRIHTEERPFSCSHCTKKFRTSSNLQIHQRVHTGERPFTCSVCGKGFTQSSSLKTHRVIHTNERPFKCCDCGNGFKSSQKLIVHQRIHTEERPFSCPHCSKRFRISAALLNHQRVHTRERPFTCSVCAKGFTQLSSLRRHNITHTQERPFKCSDCGSGFKSSHELITHQRIHTGERPFSCSDCGKGFAQSCNLRVHQRVHTGQRLVTCSVCGKGFTRSANLVKHQ, encoded by the coding sequence atggagaaaccgtggaaatgtggagactgtgggaagggattcatatccccatctcagctggaaattcatcaacgcagtcacactggggagagaccattcacctgctctgtgtgtgggaagggattcactcagttatccagcctgcagaaacacaatctcactcacaccaatgagagaccatttaaatgctgtgactgtgggagtggttttaaaagctctcaggatctggtgtcccaccagcgcattcacactgaggagagaccgttcagctgctctcactgcacaaagaaatttagaacttcatccaacctgcagatacaccagcgagttcacactggggagagaccgttcacctgctctgtgtgtgggaagggattcactcagtcatccagcctgaagACACACCGAGTCATTcataccaatgagagaccctttaaatgctgtgactgtgggaatggcttcaaaagctctcagaaaCTGAtcgtccaccagcgcattcacactgaggagaggccgttcagctgccctcactgctcaaagagatttagaatatCTGCAGCATTGCTGaaccatcagcgagttcacaccagggagagaccattcacctgctcggtgtgtgcgaaaggattcactcagttatccagcctccgCAGACACAacatcactcacacccaggagagaccctttaaatgttctgactgtgggagtggcttcaaaagctctcatgAACTGAttacccaccagcgcattcacactggggagagaccgttcagctgctctgactgtgggaagggattcgctcagtcatgcAACCTACgggtacatcagcgagttcacactgggcagaggctggtcacctgctctgtgtgtgggaagggattcactcggtcagcaaacttggtgaaacaccagtga